A genome region from Thermomonospora amylolytica includes the following:
- a CDS encoding AMP-binding protein: MGAYAAVYQHSISDPTRFWGLAARDVRWLAPPDRVLDDGAPPFYRWFTGGELNTCDNALDRHVEEGRGDLPALVVAGTAEDARTYTYAELTALTARFAGVLAGLGVARGDRVLVHLPPGAHAVVAMLACARLGAVHVVPAGAGPAPEELAAMIDATGPKAVVAAADGTGAGKPAVAAALRLAAHRVAHCVLWRRPGGGAGPTPPRDVDWDEAMASARPAGCTPVAATDPLHIVFAPGGTGPLKGVVRDNGGFSVALRWSLENLYGIGPGEAIGATTAVPPAAALSCAVYAPLLTGCTIVLCPAGAAPWRAIARHRVKGMLITRAELAALRAAGPDGAPPAGCDLSPLEALFLPGGAPGGEIARWAARVLGRPVAGAWAEPEYGRPLACVPYGLEPPPVPAGSAGLPAPGFDLRVLDSAGEPVPPGEPGALAVRLPLPPGALSTLWREDGRFVETYLSRYPGHCLTGATGRIDERGRVWVTGRSGG, encoded by the coding sequence ATGGGCGCCTACGCGGCCGTCTACCAGCACAGCATCTCCGATCCCACCCGGTTCTGGGGGCTGGCGGCCCGGGACGTGCGCTGGCTGGCGCCGCCGGACCGGGTGCTGGACGACGGGGCTCCGCCGTTCTACCGGTGGTTCACCGGGGGTGAGCTGAACACCTGCGACAACGCGCTGGACCGGCATGTGGAGGAGGGCCGCGGCGACCTGCCGGCGCTGGTCGTCGCGGGAACGGCGGAGGACGCGCGGACCTACACGTACGCGGAGCTGACCGCGCTGACGGCGCGGTTCGCGGGGGTGCTGGCCGGGCTGGGGGTGGCGCGCGGGGACCGGGTGCTGGTCCACCTGCCGCCGGGGGCGCACGCCGTCGTCGCGATGCTGGCGTGCGCCCGGCTGGGGGCGGTCCACGTGGTCCCGGCGGGCGCCGGCCCGGCGCCCGAGGAGCTGGCCGCGATGATCGACGCGACCGGGCCGAAGGCGGTGGTGGCCGCCGCGGACGGGACCGGGGCCGGCAAGCCGGCGGTGGCGGCGGCGCTGCGGCTGGCGGCGCATCGGGTGGCGCACTGCGTGCTGTGGCGGCGGCCGGGCGGCGGGGCGGGGCCGACGCCGCCGCGCGATGTGGACTGGGACGAGGCGATGGCGTCGGCGCGCCCGGCCGGATGCACGCCGGTGGCCGCCACCGACCCGCTGCACATCGTGTTCGCCCCCGGCGGCACGGGGCCGCTCAAGGGCGTGGTGCGCGACAACGGCGGGTTCTCGGTGGCGCTGCGCTGGTCGCTGGAGAACCTGTACGGGATCGGGCCCGGCGAGGCGATCGGGGCCACCACGGCGGTGCCGCCCGCGGCGGCGCTGTCGTGCGCGGTGTACGCGCCGCTGCTGACCGGGTGCACGATCGTGCTGTGCCCGGCGGGCGCCGCCCCCTGGCGGGCGATCGCCCGGCACCGGGTGAAGGGGATGCTGATCACCCGGGCGGAACTGGCGGCCCTCAGGGCGGCCGGCCCGGACGGGGCACCGCCCGCCGGCTGCGATCTGTCGCCGTTGGAGGCGCTGTTCCTGCCGGGGGGAGCGCCGGGCGGGGAGATCGCCCGCTGGGCCGCGCGGGTGCTGGGCCGCCCGGTGGCCGGGGCGTGGGCGGAGCCGGAGTACGGCCGCCCGCTCGCCTGCGTGCCGTACGGGCTGGAGCCGCCGCCGGTCCCGGCGGGTTCGGCCGGGCTGCCGGCGCCGGGGTTCGACCTGCGGGTGCTGGACTCGGCGGGAGAGCCGGTGCCGCCGGGCGAGCCGGGGGCGCTGGCCGTCCGGCTGCCGCTGCCGCCCGGGGCGCTGTCCACGCTGTGGCGCGAGGACGGCCGGTTCGTCGAGACGTACCTGTCGCGGTATCCGGGCCACTGCC
- a CDS encoding MFS transporter encodes MAATVPAVSDVTGGRTGTGRGMAAQLAALSAAGLVVSVQQTLVLPLLPRLMAAFDASVTAVTWVFTVSLLAGAITTPLLSRFGDLYGKKPMIMVALGLQLAGSAVCALSGSLGPLIAGRALQGTSMALIPLAIALIRDTFPRHRVATAIGFISATMGIGGTLGMIVTGLVAARTDSHRPVFWINVALAAAVLALVAACARDVGARVGGRPDVPGAVLLGGWLVCLLLGISQGNSWGWASPGVLGLFAAAAAGCAVWTLVELRVRAPLVDVRLLAGAQSLAANLTALLLGFAMFAGFTLSAQFIQTPEATGYGMGGSVLDVGLLSLPSTVTMLAASMLAGRLVLWLGPAFALAGGAAFTALSFGWLALWNDGPVDIMMFGAIQGLGLGTAYAAMGTLAVQHVPMHQSGIASGINSLVRVAGGSVGGAATASVIAACTPPGAIAPELRGYVLCFVIAAVGAGLAAAVAALHGVRHRGGEHHGIS; translated from the coding sequence ATGGCCGCCACCGTTCCCGCGGTGTCCGACGTCACCGGGGGACGGACCGGCACCGGCCGCGGCATGGCCGCCCAGCTGGCGGCGCTGTCGGCGGCCGGCCTGGTGGTGTCGGTGCAGCAGACCCTGGTGCTGCCGCTGCTGCCCCGGCTGATGGCCGCCTTCGACGCCTCGGTCACGGCGGTCACCTGGGTGTTCACCGTGTCGCTGCTGGCCGGTGCGATCACCACCCCGCTGCTGAGCCGGTTCGGCGACCTGTACGGCAAGAAGCCGATGATCATGGTGGCGCTGGGGCTGCAGCTGGCCGGGTCGGCGGTGTGCGCGCTGTCCGGCTCGCTCGGCCCGCTGATCGCCGGGCGCGCCCTGCAGGGCACCTCGATGGCGCTGATCCCGCTGGCCATCGCGCTGATCCGGGACACCTTCCCGCGCCACCGGGTGGCCACCGCGATCGGCTTCATCAGCGCCACCATGGGCATCGGCGGGACCCTCGGGATGATCGTGACCGGGCTGGTGGCGGCCCGCACCGACAGCCACCGGCCGGTGTTCTGGATCAACGTGGCGCTGGCCGCGGCGGTGCTGGCGCTGGTGGCGGCGTGCGCCCGGGACGTGGGCGCCCGGGTGGGCGGGCGGCCGGACGTGCCGGGCGCGGTGCTGCTCGGCGGCTGGCTGGTGTGCCTGCTGCTGGGGATCAGCCAGGGCAACTCCTGGGGCTGGGCCTCGCCCGGGGTGCTGGGCCTGTTCGCCGCCGCGGCGGCCGGATGCGCGGTCTGGACGCTGGTGGAGCTGCGGGTCCGCGCGCCGCTGGTCGACGTCCGGCTGCTGGCGGGCGCGCAGTCGCTGGCGGCGAACCTGACGGCGCTGCTGCTGGGCTTCGCGATGTTCGCCGGGTTCACGCTGTCGGCGCAGTTCATCCAGACCCCCGAGGCCACCGGGTACGGAATGGGCGGCTCGGTGCTGGACGTGGGGCTGCTGTCGCTGCCCAGCACGGTGACGATGCTGGCGGCCTCGATGCTGGCCGGGCGGCTGGTGCTGTGGCTCGGCCCGGCGTTCGCGCTGGCGGGCGGGGCGGCGTTCACCGCGCTGAGCTTCGGATGGCTGGCGCTGTGGAACGACGGCCCGGTCGACATCATGATGTTCGGCGCGATCCAGGGCCTCGGCCTGGGCACGGCGTACGCGGCGATGGGCACGCTGGCGGTGCAGCACGTGCCGATGCACCAGAGCGGCATCGCCAGCGGGATCAACTCGCTGGTGCGGGTGGCGGGCGGCAGCGTCGGCGGGGCCGCCACCGCCTCGGTGATCGCCGCCTGCACCCCTCCCGGCGCGATCGCCCCCGAGCTGCGGGGGTACGTGCTGTGCTTCGTGATCGCCGCGGTGGGCGCGGGGCTGGCGGCGGCGGTGGCCGCGCTGCACGGCGTGCGGCACCGCGGCGGGGAACACCACGGGATCTCCTGA
- the selA gene encoding L-seryl-tRNA(Sec) selenium transferase, translated as MDSRRQVPRTDAVLADPRLVEAAERLGRALVKAAVARAQQRARDGEIPPAAVADAAVADLPERATTLRPVVNATGVLLHTNLGRAPLSPAARDAVAAAAGCTDVEYDLATGRRGVRGRGTLEALREACPAAEAAVVVNNNAAALALAATALAAGREIVLSRGEMVEIGDGFRIPELLAATGARLREVGTTNRTTAADYAAALGPDTGFVLKIHPSNFRIEGFTAEASVAELAALPAPVVVDIGSGLLAPEPLLPREPDAATVLAAGADLVTASGDKLLGGPQAGLVLGRAETVARLRRHPLYRALRVDKLTLAALEATLRGPRPPVARALRADAAELRRRAELLAKELSAQGVAADAVDSEATVGGGGAPGVTLPSAAVALPGGYAGPLRERGVVGRVEHGRLLLDLRAVPPDEDAPLARVVAAVARGES; from the coding sequence GTGGACTCCAGGCGACAGGTGCCTCGTACCGACGCCGTGCTGGCCGACCCGCGCCTGGTGGAGGCCGCCGAGCGGCTCGGGCGCGCCCTGGTGAAGGCGGCCGTCGCGCGGGCGCAGCAGCGGGCCCGCGACGGCGAGATCCCGCCCGCGGCGGTCGCCGACGCGGCGGTCGCCGACCTGCCCGAGCGCGCCACCACGCTGCGCCCGGTGGTGAACGCGACCGGGGTGCTGCTGCACACCAACCTGGGCCGCGCCCCGCTGTCGCCCGCCGCCCGCGACGCGGTCGCCGCCGCCGCCGGATGCACCGACGTGGAGTACGACCTGGCCACCGGCCGGCGCGGGGTCCGCGGCCGGGGGACGCTGGAGGCGCTGCGCGAGGCCTGCCCGGCGGCCGAGGCCGCCGTCGTGGTCAACAACAACGCCGCCGCGCTGGCGCTGGCCGCCACCGCGCTGGCGGCCGGACGCGAGATCGTGCTCAGCCGCGGCGAGATGGTGGAGATCGGCGATGGCTTCCGCATCCCCGAACTGCTGGCCGCGACCGGCGCGCGGCTGCGCGAGGTCGGCACCACCAACCGCACCACCGCCGCCGACTACGCCGCCGCGCTCGGCCCCGACACCGGGTTCGTCCTGAAGATCCACCCGTCCAACTTCCGCATCGAGGGGTTCACCGCCGAGGCGTCGGTCGCCGAGCTGGCCGCCCTGCCCGCGCCCGTCGTGGTGGACATCGGCTCCGGCCTGCTGGCGCCCGAGCCGCTGCTGCCGCGCGAGCCGGACGCCGCGACCGTGCTGGCCGCCGGCGCCGACCTGGTCACCGCCAGCGGCGACAAGCTGCTCGGCGGCCCCCAGGCGGGCCTGGTCCTCGGCCGCGCCGAGACGGTGGCCCGGCTGCGGCGGCACCCGCTGTACCGGGCGCTGCGCGTCGACAAGCTCACCCTCGCCGCCCTGGAGGCAACGCTGCGCGGCCCGCGGCCGCCCGTCGCCCGGGCGCTGCGCGCCGACGCCGCCGAACTGCGCCGCCGGGCCGAACTGCTGGCCAAGGAGCTGTCCGCGCAGGGCGTGGCCGCCGACGCCGTCGACAGCGAGGCCACCGTCGGCGGCGGGGGAGCGCCCGGCGTCACCCTGCCCAGCGCCGCCGTCGCCCTGCCCGGCGGCTACGCCGGGCCGCTGCGGGAACGCGGCGTCGTCGGCCGCGTCGAGCACGGCAGGCTGCTGCTGGACCTGCGCGCCGTGCCGCCGGACGAGGACGCGCCGCTGGCCCGCGTCGTCGCGGCCGTCGCCCGCGGGGAGTCCTGA